From a region of the Pan paniscus chromosome 19, NHGRI_mPanPan1-v2.0_pri, whole genome shotgun sequence genome:
- the LYRM9 gene encoding LYR motif-containing protein 9 isoform X2, with amino-acid sequence MAPLPGAELVQRPLQLYRYLLRCCQQLPTKGIQQHYKHAVRQSFRVHSDEDNPERIQQIIKRAIEDADWIMNKYKKQN; translated from the exons ATGGCCCCGCTGCCAGGAGCAGAACTGGTTCAGAGGCCACTGCAGCTCTACCGATACTTGCTGCGCTGTTGCCAGCAGCTGCCGACCAAGGGCATCCAGCAGCATTACAAGCATGCTGTCAGGCAG AGTTTTCGGGTTCATTCAGATGAAGACAACCCTGAGAGAATCCAGCAGATTATTAAAAGAGCCATTGAAGATGCTGACTGGATCATGAACAAA tataaaaaacaaaactga
- the LYRM9 gene encoding LYR motif-containing protein 9 isoform X1 → MAPLPGAELVQRPLQLYRYLLRCCQQLPTKGIQQHYKHAVRQSFRVHSDEDNPERIQQIIKRAIEDADWIMNKVGAWPLGSACELG, encoded by the exons ATGGCCCCGCTGCCAGGAGCAGAACTGGTTCAGAGGCCACTGCAGCTCTACCGATACTTGCTGCGCTGTTGCCAGCAGCTGCCGACCAAGGGCATCCAGCAGCATTACAAGCATGCTGTCAGGCAG AGTTTTCGGGTTCATTCAGATGAAGACAACCCTGAGAGAATCCAGCAGATTATTAAAAGAGCCATTGAAGATGCTGACTGGATCATGAACAAAGTAGGTGCTTGGCCCCTGGGCTCTGCCTGCGAGCTGGGGTGA